The Vicinamibacterales bacterium genome includes a window with the following:
- a CDS encoding YraN family protein: protein MTLHRQLLGLVGEELAVAALVSRGYVIVERRYATERGEIDIIAEDGETLVFVEVRARATGEFGRAAESVTPAKQRQVTRVAIDYLARHQLTDRPCRFDVVAVDRALDDQPEITVYPGAFDGVSRAS from the coding sequence GTGACGCTGCATCGGCAACTGCTCGGGCTCGTCGGAGAGGAACTGGCCGTCGCGGCGCTCGTGTCGCGGGGCTACGTCATCGTCGAGCGCCGCTACGCGACCGAGCGGGGCGAGATTGACATCATCGCCGAAGACGGGGAGACGCTGGTGTTCGTGGAAGTCCGCGCGCGGGCGACGGGGGAGTTCGGTCGGGCGGCCGAGAGCGTCACGCCCGCGAAGCAACGCCAGGTGACACGCGTCGCGATCGACTACCTCGCGCGGCATCAGCTGACGGATCGTCCGTGCCGCTTCGACGTCGTCGCCGTGGATCGTGCGCTGGACGACCAGCCGGAGATCACCGTCTACCCCGGGGCCTTCGACGGCGTCTCGCGCGCGTCGTGA